The Macellibacteroides fermentans genome contains the following window.
CTCCCTTTTTAACGCCAAGTTTTTCTGCTATTACATGACACTTAATCATTAAAAGGAAGAATATTTCTTTATCGGACCGCTCCAGCAACCCTTCCAGATTTCCTTGTCCTTTAGATATAATTACATCTGCTTTTTCAAATATTTCCACAAATTCAGCAGAACACTTATCTACAATTGTAGATGGCGCATCGTATCCGTTTGATATGATATCTGCTACTTCATCCATTTGTATATAGCGTGCATCTTCTAATGTTGCATCATTTATAATAGCATCACCCCGTACGGCATAATACAAATTAGGATGCATAATCGTTTCAATAAATAATTTGTCGAAAACAATTTCACCACAATTATCTCCTAAGTAAAGCACTGTATTTGCTTTCTGTATTTTTTCTTTTAATTCGATTGAGTCGTCTATTGCAAAATCCGATTGAAGAACTTTTTGTAAAGTTTGATCTACATTAAAGCTATTACTGACTCCATAATCCATAATGTTCCCACTTATTGCCAGTCTAAGTGCTTTGTTGAAGGGGTCGGGGGAGTTGATAACCTTCTCTTTTAATTTAGGATATTTGGACAAGATAAAGTCATTACTTTCTCTCTTTTCATTTTTATAAGGGTCATTTACGCCGGTGTATTTTTTGAGCATCAAATGAAGGGAGCGAGAAAACTCAGGAGAAAAATAACAATCCCATGTTTTACTGTATTGCATAGCCATTTCTCTTGTGAATATGCTTTTATCCTCTGCAGGGATATTCAGCTTTTCCATCAACTCTCCAAATACTCTTGTAGCACAAAAAAAGCATCTGTAATCAGGAATTACTTTGTTATTGTTCATCTAATTGTATTTATTTTCTTGTCACAATAAGGCCAAAAGTTATCGTCCTGTTACTTGTTGTTGTAAATATTTTGGCCCATACCAAATCTGCCTCTGTTCAAATTATCCTGTCTGAAACAGCATCTTTTACGTCGGCTTAACCCAATTTGCAAACTCTCTCTTATAGGGTTGCAAACTGTTTTTTTTGACTCAGCATTACTTTCCAATTCTGTCAATCCGAAATTTCTTCCTTTTCCTTGACCGTTCCTGCATCCATGTTGTCTGTTAAATCTTGGCATAACTACCTCCTTTTTATTAATACATTCAATAAATTACGGTTTGAAGAATTATACTTATTCTTTTTTTATTGATTCAATAATTTCTTTAATTTTTTTTGTAGTGTCCTTTTCAATACTTGCTTTAATGCCTAATTCAACAAATAACGATTTAATTTTCATTCCAAATTCGCCAGATATTACTCTCTTTACGTCATTGGATGCAATAAACTGTACTGAGGCAGGTCCGGCTCCTTCATCGCAATCTTTGTTAGGATTTACCATAAACTCAGTAGTTGAAGATTCTGTGTCGTAAAATGCAAAAAAGGAACAACGTCCGAACCTGCTATCGATAGTTCCTTCTAAATTATTATCTGTAGATGTGATTGCTATTATCATGATGAAAATATTAATTAAAGTGTTGATATATAATGGTTGATGTTGTTTGTTGATCTGTATTTTTCTGCAAATATAATGAACATATGTTCATAATATACTTTTCCGGTGTTAAATTTTAAAATTCTTTTTATTGAAAGATCGCATTAAATGAAAAGTGATTCTCTGACGAAGAAATAAACCGATCTGTATAATAAATAGGCCTTTTTTATGTTTTTATGGAAGTTAGCGATGTATAATGAATAATGGGAAACAGCGTGTCGGAACTTCAGGTTAATATTCAGATGGTAGATTTGCAAAGGCAGTATCATCGGCTTCAGAATGAGATTGATGCCGCCTTGTTGGCAACGGTGGAGAAGGGACAGTTTATAAATGGTCCGGAGGTCAAATCGTTTGCCGGAAAGCTGGCGGATTACCTGGATGTTCCCTACGTGATTCCTTGTGCCAATGGTACGGATGCCTTGCAGATTGCGCTAATGGCTCTGACTTTAAAACCGGGCGACGAGGTTATAGTACCTGCCTTTTGCTATGTGGCAGCGGCGGAGGTTGTGGCTTTGCTGGGCTTGACCCCCGTATGGGCGGATGTGGATCCGGATACGTTTATGGTTACCGCAGATACGCTGGCAAAAGCCTGCTCTTCCAGAACCAAAGCTATTGTAGTGGCCCATTTATTTGGGCAGTGCTGCGATATGGATTCTATCCTCTCTTTTGCATCCAAACAAAATCTATATGTAATTGAAGATAACGCCCAGTCGATGGGGGCGGTCTACCGCTTCCCGGGGGGGCAGACGCGGATGGCCGGTACTATGGGGGTGATTGGCACCACTTCGTTTTTCCCATCCAAGCCCCTGGCTTGTTATGGCGACGGAGGAGCGATGTTTACCCACGATCAGCAATTGGCAAATACTTTACGTATGATTGCAAATCACGGTCAGCAGTCCAAATACCATCACCAACGTGTAGGCTGCAATTCCAGGCTGGACAGTATCCAGGCGGCTGTTCTGGAAGTCAAACTATCACATCTGGATGAATTCAACAAAGCCCGGCAAAAAGTTGCCGATACATACGACGAAGGATTTAAACGCTGCAAGGGTATAAAAGTACCCCAGCGCACCGCTTCATCCACCCATGTTTTTCATCAGTATACGTTGCAGGTAAACAATGGGAAACGCGATGCTTTGCAGCAATTTCTGAAAAGAAGAAATATACCGTCCATGGTCTATTATCCTTTACCGCTTAATGAGCAACATGCCTTTCGTCAGGCAGTCCGTCCGGTTGAAAAACTGGAAGTCGCCTCCCAATTATGTAAAACAGTGCTGTCTTTGCCCATCCATACCGCGATGCGTGAAGATGAAATTCAATATATTATTCAACAGGTAAATGCTTTTTTCGAATCGGACGGATTACAAGCCGGATGCGAGTAATAATAC
Protein-coding sequences here:
- a CDS encoding damage-control phosphatase ARMT1 family protein; translated protein: MNNNKVIPDYRCFFCATRVFGELMEKLNIPAEDKSIFTREMAMQYSKTWDCYFSPEFSRSLHLMLKKYTGVNDPYKNEKRESNDFILSKYPKLKEKVINSPDPFNKALRLAISGNIMDYGVSNSFNVDQTLQKVLQSDFAIDDSIELKEKIQKANTVLYLGDNCGEIVFDKLFIETIMHPNLYYAVRGDAIINDATLEDARYIQMDEVADIISNGYDAPSTIVDKCSAEFVEIFEKADVIISKGQGNLEGLLERSDKEIFFLLMIKCHVIAEKLGVKKGDFVVMKKNGIK
- a CDS encoding NifB/NifX family molybdenum-iron cluster-binding protein, yielding MIIAITSTDNNLEGTIDSRFGRCSFFAFYDTESSTTEFMVNPNKDCDEGAGPASVQFIASNDVKRVISGEFGMKIKSLFVELGIKASIEKDTTKKIKEIIESIKKE
- a CDS encoding DegT/DnrJ/EryC1/StrS family aminotransferase, with the translated sequence MGNSVSELQVNIQMVDLQRQYHRLQNEIDAALLATVEKGQFINGPEVKSFAGKLADYLDVPYVIPCANGTDALQIALMALTLKPGDEVIVPAFCYVAAAEVVALLGLTPVWADVDPDTFMVTADTLAKACSSRTKAIVVAHLFGQCCDMDSILSFASKQNLYVIEDNAQSMGAVYRFPGGQTRMAGTMGVIGTTSFFPSKPLACYGDGGAMFTHDQQLANTLRMIANHGQQSKYHHQRVGCNSRLDSIQAAVLEVKLSHLDEFNKARQKVADTYDEGFKRCKGIKVPQRTASSTHVFHQYTLQVNNGKRDALQQFLKRRNIPSMVYYPLPLNEQHAFRQAVRPVEKLEVASQLCKTVLSLPIHTAMREDEIQYIIQQVNAFFESDGLQAGCE